In Neorhizobium sp. NCHU2750, a single genomic region encodes these proteins:
- a CDS encoding response regulator yields the protein MTFLGISGMQYSGETLGHSRILLAEDSNVFTSMIGMRLKELFDIDVEICRNFEDLQLAYDRSTDPITLAISNINLPGAENGEALEYLIDLSIPTIVFTGTFHQETRDKLLTKDIVDYILKDNVFAVEMLAESVCRFLTNHRHHVLIVDDSPTARALLSSRLKRYNFRVSTAENGAKALELLKANKDISLVITDYNMPDIDGFELTRRIRSVRGSHELRIIGVSSSSDRHLSARFLKAGGNDFMLRPFIDEEFYCRVNQNLDTLIQIRSMRSVRGIGDVKNVA from the coding sequence ATGACATTCCTTGGCATTTCCGGGATGCAGTATTCCGGTGAAACACTTGGTCACTCGCGCATTCTGCTCGCCGAGGATTCCAACGTATTCACGTCGATGATCGGAATGAGGCTCAAGGAGCTGTTCGACATCGATGTGGAGATCTGCCGCAATTTCGAAGATCTGCAACTGGCCTATGACCGGTCGACCGATCCGATCACGCTGGCGATCTCCAACATCAATCTGCCGGGGGCGGAGAACGGCGAGGCGCTGGAATATCTGATCGATCTGTCTATCCCGACGATCGTCTTCACGGGCACCTTCCACCAGGAAACCCGCGACAAGCTTCTGACCAAGGACATCGTCGACTATATTCTCAAGGACAATGTGTTTGCCGTCGAAATGCTGGCGGAATCGGTCTGCAGGTTCCTGACCAATCACCGTCACCACGTGCTGATCGTCGATGACAGTCCGACGGCGCGGGCGCTGCTCTCGAGCCGCCTCAAGCGCTACAATTTCCGCGTCAGCACGGCGGAAAATGGTGCCAAGGCGCTGGAACTGCTGAAGGCGAACAAGGATATCAGCCTCGTCATCACCGACTACAACATGCCGGATATCGACGGTTTCGAGCTGACGCGGCGTATCCGCTCAGTGCGCGGCTCTCATGAGTTGCGCATCATCGGCGTCTCTTCGTCGTCGGACCGTCATCTGTCGGCACGCTTCCTGAAGGCCGGCGGCAACGACTTCATGCTGCGGCCGTTCATCGACGAGGAGTTCTACTGCCGGGTCAATCAAAACCTCGATACGCTGATCCAGATCCGTTCGATGCGATCGGTGCGCGGTATCGGCGATGTGAAAAACGTCGCGTAG
- a CDS encoding mechanosensitive ion channel family protein, producing the protein MKLFSLLGSSLATSVDACRPRLVVAACLIMLGASVSAQVAFAQTAIQPEAASSSSAPQAAPAQDAKADVTADSINIEMKDKLDGLRQQLNTFQQNVESSSDDDAKLADIRVKAEAIIGDMQAASDAMKVRVEQIQNRLTSLGEPPAAGQPAEAPAVSEERSRLQNERSQLNLIVGDASNLQNSATQLANSITTLRRALFARTLFRHTELSSDLFSEAGDAFVTEVHNFNATIGSWLTFVWRFKALSLMGAIALSIGAAVLFFAGGYRLFGRFVRRVGSEDIPYIKRLSYTFWSTVLQTVTFAAFLITSYLFLEGFNVLRPDVAPIISTLFGFLWLVHFVWKLTYAALAPHAPGWRLVKITDAGARFLSMTIIAMAVINGLDYLLGAVSEALNSPVVLTIAKSLIASVLIGLILIAISFIRPVIGDGEDTAGRGRHWPRSFALLFRVMGGLLLLSVMAGYIGLARFASTQIVLTGAMMVLIYIGLLSGKAISKRGAFHDTGLGLRLAERYGFGDVGLDQTGLFVGLGIYVIALALGIPLILITWGFQITDIQSWIFSFFTEFRIGSISISIVGIFGGLLLFAVGYVVTHWIQKWIDGNVLARSHVDIGVRNSVKTGIGYLGIGLAAIIGVSAAGINLSNLALVASALSVGIGFGLQNIVSNFVSGLILLVERPFRVGDYVVTGTTEGTVKRISVRATEIETARQQAIIVPNSDLINAAVGNWTLKNRIQRSEIKVSVSYDSDPEQVISILLDIVAEVPEILRNPEPHVEFLAFGGSSLDFELRFHLADMSDGLRVRNAVRVEILKRFKAQGVEIPFPRSEVVFHHGAPVLAEEPDMRGGA; encoded by the coding sequence GTGAAACTTTTCTCCCTCCTCGGCTCCTCCCTTGCCACATCCGTCGATGCCTGCAGGCCGCGTCTTGTGGTTGCGGCGTGCCTGATTATGCTCGGTGCCTCAGTGTCGGCGCAAGTGGCTTTTGCGCAGACCGCGATCCAGCCGGAAGCGGCATCGTCCTCATCTGCGCCACAGGCAGCACCCGCGCAGGATGCGAAGGCCGATGTCACCGCAGACTCGATCAATATAGAGATGAAGGACAAGCTGGACGGATTGCGCCAGCAGTTGAATACCTTCCAGCAGAATGTCGAATCGTCTTCCGATGACGATGCCAAGCTGGCGGATATCAGGGTCAAGGCCGAAGCCATTATCGGTGACATGCAGGCGGCGTCGGACGCGATGAAGGTTCGCGTCGAGCAGATCCAGAACCGGTTGACCAGTCTCGGAGAGCCCCCGGCGGCCGGACAGCCGGCCGAAGCTCCGGCCGTATCCGAGGAGCGCAGCCGGCTGCAGAACGAGCGATCGCAGCTCAACCTCATCGTCGGTGACGCGAGCAACCTGCAAAACAGCGCGACACAGTTGGCCAATTCGATTACCACGCTGCGCCGGGCCTTGTTTGCGCGTACACTTTTCCGGCATACCGAACTGAGCTCGGACCTGTTTTCAGAAGCGGGCGACGCCTTCGTCACGGAAGTCCACAATTTCAATGCGACGATCGGCAGCTGGCTGACTTTCGTCTGGCGCTTCAAGGCTCTGTCGCTGATGGGCGCGATCGCGCTGTCTATCGGCGCTGCGGTTCTCTTTTTCGCGGGCGGCTATCGCCTTTTCGGGCGTTTCGTCCGTCGCGTCGGCAGTGAGGATATCCCCTATATCAAGAGGCTGTCCTATACGTTCTGGTCGACCGTGCTGCAGACCGTCACATTCGCGGCCTTCCTGATCACGTCCTATCTCTTCCTCGAAGGCTTCAATGTCTTGCGGCCTGACGTGGCGCCGATCATCTCGACGTTGTTCGGCTTCCTCTGGCTGGTCCACTTCGTCTGGAAGCTCACCTATGCGGCGCTCGCTCCGCACGCGCCCGGCTGGCGGCTGGTCAAGATCACCGATGCAGGCGCACGCTTTCTCAGCATGACGATCATCGCCATGGCGGTGATCAACGGTCTCGATTACCTTCTCGGAGCGGTCAGCGAGGCGCTGAACTCGCCGGTGGTGTTGACAATCGCCAAGAGCCTGATTGCCTCGGTTCTGATCGGATTGATCCTGATCGCTATCTCGTTCATACGTCCGGTGATCGGAGACGGCGAGGATACGGCAGGACGAGGCCGACACTGGCCGCGTTCGTTTGCGCTGCTGTTCAGGGTCATGGGCGGCCTTCTGCTTCTGAGCGTCATGGCTGGTTATATCGGGTTGGCACGGTTCGCCTCGACGCAGATTGTCCTGACCGGTGCCATGATGGTGCTGATTTATATCGGGCTGCTGTCGGGCAAGGCCATTTCCAAGCGTGGCGCGTTCCATGACACGGGACTGGGGCTGCGGCTTGCCGAGCGCTATGGTTTCGGCGACGTGGGGCTTGACCAGACGGGCCTGTTCGTCGGGCTTGGGATCTATGTGATCGCACTCGCACTCGGCATCCCGCTGATCCTGATCACCTGGGGTTTCCAGATCACCGACATCCAGTCATGGATATTCAGCTTCTTTACCGAATTCCGCATCGGCAGCATCTCGATCTCGATCGTCGGGATTTTCGGCGGATTGCTGTTGTTTGCGGTCGGCTATGTCGTGACGCACTGGATCCAGAAGTGGATCGACGGGAACGTACTCGCCCGGAGCCATGTCGATATCGGCGTGCGAAACTCGGTCAAGACCGGTATCGGCTATCTTGGTATCGGTCTGGCGGCTATCATCGGCGTATCGGCGGCGGGGATCAATCTGTCGAACCTCGCACTGGTCGCGTCCGCCTTGTCGGTCGGTATCGGTTTCGGCCTGCAGAACATCGTGTCGAACTTTGTTTCCGGCCTCATTCTGCTTGTCGAGCGGCCCTTCAGGGTGGGCGACTATGTGGTGACGGGCACGACGGAGGGCACGGTCAAGCGCATTTCGGTGCGTGCAACCGAGATCGAAACCGCTCGTCAGCAGGCGATCATCGTTCCGAATTCTGACCTGATCAACGCTGCGGTCGGAAACTGGACGCTGAAGAACCGTATCCAGCGATCCGAGATCAAAGTGTCCGTCAGCTATGACAGCGATCCGGAACAGGTGATCTCGATTTTGCTTGATATCGTGGCAGAGGTGCCGGAGATCCTGCGAAATCCGGAGCCGCATGTAGAGTTCCTGGCGTTCGGCGGCTCGTCGCTCGATTTCGAACTACGTTTCCATCTGGCCGACATGTCCGACGGGTTGCGGGTGAGAAATGCCGTGAGGGTGGAGATCCTGAAGCGGTTCAAGGCACAGGGCGTCGAGATACCGTTCCCGCGCTCGGAAGTGGTTTTCCATCACGGTGCTCCAGTCCTTGCCGAAGAGCCCGACATGCGCGGCGGCGCCTGA
- a CDS encoding GlsB/YeaQ/YmgE family stress response membrane protein yields the protein MEQAGIGWIAAIIIGGIAGWLAEKFMKSDMGILMNIILGIVGAIVANAILGVFGVVLGGWIGYLIAGFIGACILIAVARMFRR from the coding sequence ATGGAACAGGCAGGGATCGGCTGGATAGCAGCGATCATCATCGGCGGCATTGCAGGATGGCTGGCCGAGAAATTCATGAAGAGCGACATGGGCATCCTCATGAATATCATTCTCGGCATTGTCGGCGCCATCGTCGCCAATGCGATCCTCGGCGTCTTCGGCGTCGTGCTCGGAGGCTGGATCGGTTATCTCATCGCCGGCTTCATCGGCGCCTGCATCCTGATCGCCGTGGCGCGCATGTTCAGGCGCTGA
- a CDS encoding heme-degrading domain-containing protein, protein MSFDEDIATIAEQERVLVFDEFNADTAWVVGSRLRAVAAERGLAVAIDITCHSMPMFYCALPGSTADNARWVRRKRNVVMNFFRSSYGIGRQLARDETTVQARYGLADADYATHGGSFPITVSGTGCIGAITVSGLPQREDHNLVVSVLCEILGRDEQKIALAP, encoded by the coding sequence ATGTCATTCGACGAGGATATTGCGACGATTGCCGAACAGGAGCGTGTGCTCGTGTTCGATGAGTTCAACGCCGATACGGCCTGGGTCGTTGGCTCGCGGCTGAGGGCGGTTGCCGCCGAGCGCGGTCTTGCCGTTGCCATCGACATTACCTGTCATTCGATGCCGATGTTCTACTGCGCGCTTCCCGGCTCGACTGCGGACAATGCCCGCTGGGTACGCCGCAAGCGCAATGTTGTGATGAATTTCTTCCGCTCCAGCTACGGGATCGGTCGGCAGCTTGCGCGTGATGAAACGACGGTCCAGGCGAGATACGGATTGGCCGATGCCGATTATGCCACCCATGGGGGCAGCTTTCCGATCACCGTGAGCGGTACCGGATGTATCGGTGCGATAACCGTTTCGGGATTGCCGCAACGGGAGGATCACAATCTGGTTGTGTCGGTGCTTTGCGAGATCCTCGGGCGCGACGAACAGAAAATTGCCCTCGCGCCCTGA
- the msuE gene encoding FMN reductase has product MVELKLVGFSGSYGRPSKTSALVAYVAELACARYGLEKAVYDLADVGDSLGVAKTQFDLDPAGAEVMSAVVEADLLVIGSPTYKGSYPGMFKHFIDLIDPQQLRGKPVLITATGGGERHALMVEHQLRPLFGFFMAHTIPTAIYASNNDFSGHEIASPALQERIGFAVDELQAFVHMGRGRR; this is encoded by the coding sequence GTGGTTGAGTTGAAACTGGTGGGGTTTTCCGGAAGTTACGGTCGGCCGTCCAAGACGTCAGCGCTGGTCGCATATGTGGCGGAACTCGCCTGCGCCCGATATGGCCTAGAAAAGGCGGTTTATGATCTCGCCGATGTGGGCGATTCGCTCGGCGTGGCCAAAACGCAGTTCGACCTGGATCCGGCGGGCGCCGAGGTGATGTCGGCGGTGGTGGAGGCGGATCTGCTGGTCATCGGCTCGCCCACCTACAAGGGCAGCTATCCAGGCATGTTCAAGCATTTCATCGATTTGATCGACCCGCAGCAGTTGCGCGGCAAGCCTGTGCTGATCACCGCGACAGGCGGTGGAGAGCGCCATGCGCTGATGGTGGAACATCAGTTGCGACCGCTCTTCGGCTTCTTCATGGCCCATACGATTCCGACGGCCATCTATGCCTCGAATAACGATTTTTCGGGTCACGAGATTGCCTCGCCTGCCCTGCAAGAGCGGATCGGCTTTGCTGTCGACGAGTTGCAAGCCTTCGTCCACATGGGGCGGGGGCGCCGATAG
- a CDS encoding TerC family protein: MELFTTAGLAALVEVIAINLVLSGDNAIVIGLAAAGLPAHLRQKAILFGIAAATVLRLIFAVVTTYLLGIVGLQLLGGLLLGWVCWKMWTELREDPDSAGHDAAAAGLKGGKEKTFFQAAMQIVVADVSMSLDNVLAVAGAAQDHSAVLVIGLIVSIALMGVAANFVAKLLSRFRWIAYLGLIIIVYVALNMIYHGFVEVMPLISR; the protein is encoded by the coding sequence ATGGAATTGTTCACGACTGCCGGCCTTGCCGCACTCGTTGAGGTTATCGCAATCAATCTCGTCCTTTCCGGAGACAATGCGATCGTCATCGGCCTGGCCGCTGCGGGCCTGCCTGCGCATCTGCGCCAGAAGGCCATCCTGTTCGGCATTGCTGCCGCGACCGTACTCCGGCTGATATTCGCCGTCGTCACCACCTATCTCCTCGGCATCGTCGGCCTGCAGCTTCTCGGTGGCCTTCTCCTCGGCTGGGTCTGCTGGAAGATGTGGACCGAACTTCGCGAGGATCCGGATAGCGCGGGGCACGATGCAGCGGCCGCGGGCCTCAAAGGCGGCAAGGAGAAGACCTTTTTCCAGGCCGCCATGCAGATCGTCGTCGCCGACGTCTCCATGTCGCTCGACAATGTTCTGGCGGTTGCCGGCGCCGCACAGGATCACTCGGCCGTACTCGTCATCGGCCTGATCGTCTCGATCGCGCTGATGGGCGTTGCCGCCAATTTCGTTGCCAAGCTTCTGTCGCGCTTCCGCTGGATCGCCTATCTCGGCCTGATCATCATCGTCTATGTGGCGCTGAACATGATTTATCACGGCTTTGTCGAGGTCATGCCGCTCATCTCCCGATGA
- the bcp gene encoding thioredoxin-dependent thiol peroxidase, which yields MANLTTGEAAPDFTLPGNGDRTISLSDYSGKPLVLYFYPKDDTSACTTEAISFSQLLPEFEKAGAAVVGISADSVKKHDNFVRKRELTVALGADEDTVVSQAYGVWKEKSMYGKTYMGIERTTFLIDAAGKVAKVWPKVKVAGHAEDVLAAVKAL from the coding sequence ATGGCAAACCTGACGACGGGCGAGGCCGCCCCCGATTTTACGCTGCCGGGAAATGGCGACAGGACGATTTCTCTTAGCGATTACAGCGGCAAGCCGCTGGTGCTCTATTTCTATCCGAAGGACGATACGAGCGCCTGCACGACCGAGGCGATTTCGTTTTCGCAGCTGCTTCCCGAATTCGAGAAGGCCGGTGCAGCCGTCGTCGGCATCTCCGCAGACAGCGTCAAGAAGCACGACAATTTCGTTCGCAAACGCGAGCTGACGGTGGCGCTTGGCGCGGATGAGGATACGGTCGTGTCGCAGGCCTATGGCGTGTGGAAGGAAAAGAGCATGTACGGCAAGACCTATATGGGGATCGAGCGGACGACGTTCCTGATCGACGCGGCCGGCAAGGTTGCGAAGGTCTGGCCGAAGGTCAAGGTTGCCGGGCATGCTGAGGATGTGCTGGCCGCGGTCAAGGCGCTTTAA
- a CDS encoding DUF3971 domain-containing protein, with translation MAEIRGEKVSFGKQDIVPLHELPSAQAEDPIIVHCPPQTTRTLRICKSLVLLAILLVIAIGSGFFAIESGVIDSTLTSRAQAALNNAIGPRYVSTVGSAAIRFNSDMRIAIEARDVDVVERATGQHLSRAGALRMAVDPLALLSGRISINSIEAQTIRLETAQLPEGDPIALSKVRVDAVPDLLEQAFQRLDEARGLIERTGTASIRLSGIDIVLPAPPGRKPNVLTVNDLQLARNAAGEIGVNGTVSVNGRKAQLTAASQTVDGVTAALSAHLSGLDVTSFLLQRTEDGLPREGLQSSVDFDMNATRARGDAQKPAMSATLTNSPGNFYFDGIQQTFSGATINIAYDFDKNSIEILKSKAQFGPTILPFTGAVIDLNRLNPDDKRLGFGLDMLISGGTAVSASPGEQPGIFDLKATGRYLTADRQLEFDEMGLMSPLGQMAAALKVHFGNESPEISFGGQIPHMQVTGIKQFWPFWMARKPRDWVLQNMFGGSVSNGTLAVFIPAGRMKGPGIPMELDANELQISFGLTDSRLNLPGDIPPLRDLDGQFSLKGENMTVDVSKAASYAPSGRVVQVQGGRFSIPSTYAKPLMADLSIHIAGHADAVTELANFAPIRALKGTNFKPDDFSGDAQADIQAKFGLINDQQPPKPTWNAQIQLQGVSLAPPVEGHKIASLTGLLAVDNQAARLTANGTVDDVPAELSIVEPVDQNSGVKRARTIKATLNNAQRDKLVPGLSDMIDGSIGLELTRLDDKRQSVKLDLSRAALTIPGVGWTKGSGIGATAQFDVASGDIKDLNIQNFQLSGDTFGAKGDFQLANGQLSTASFSHVQLSPADDYSVTIKRSKGSYDIAVSGSSVDVRPVITHLRASTTGSGSSNGAGGSSGDGTTTTVSAKVDQAVGFNDEHLSNVSLNFSVRGSTVTRADLSAVTGSGQAVVSQMTRGDTISVTSGDAGAVARFTDLYDNMKAGLLNLKLKARGNDWAGSMDIRNFQLVNEKRLQSLVTAPVGRDGESLNTATKNDIDVSAARFQRAFATLVYQDGALAVDNGIVRGEQIGATFQGTVRDAAGKMAMTGTFMPAYGLNRLFGELPLIGAILGNGRDRGLLGITFKLDGPFEKPRLTVNPLSLIAPGVFRQIFEFQ, from the coding sequence ATGGCGGAAATACGGGGAGAGAAGGTCAGTTTCGGTAAGCAGGACATTGTTCCTCTGCACGAACTCCCGTCCGCACAGGCCGAAGATCCGATCATCGTCCATTGTCCGCCTCAAACGACAAGAACACTGCGGATCTGCAAGTCGCTCGTGCTTTTGGCTATCCTTCTCGTCATCGCGATCGGCAGCGGGTTCTTTGCCATCGAAAGCGGTGTCATCGACAGCACCCTGACCAGCCGCGCCCAGGCTGCGCTCAACAACGCCATTGGCCCGCGCTACGTCTCGACCGTCGGCTCGGCCGCAATCCGCTTCAATTCGGACATGCGCATCGCCATCGAAGCGCGTGACGTCGATGTCGTCGAGCGGGCGACTGGCCAGCATTTGAGCCGTGCGGGTGCCCTTCGCATGGCCGTCGATCCTCTGGCGCTCCTGAGCGGCCGCATCTCGATCAACAGCATCGAGGCGCAGACGATTCGCCTGGAAACAGCTCAGCTGCCCGAAGGCGACCCGATCGCCCTCTCCAAGGTGCGCGTGGATGCCGTTCCTGACCTGCTGGAACAGGCTTTCCAGCGCCTCGATGAAGCCCGCGGCCTGATTGAGCGTACCGGCACCGCCTCGATCCGCCTTTCCGGCATCGATATCGTCCTGCCCGCCCCGCCGGGACGCAAGCCCAATGTCCTGACCGTCAACGATCTCCAACTGGCGCGCAACGCCGCCGGCGAGATCGGCGTTAACGGAACGGTCAGCGTCAACGGTCGCAAAGCGCAGCTCACGGCCGCCTCTCAAACCGTGGATGGCGTCACCGCCGCCTTGTCGGCCCATCTCTCGGGTCTGGATGTCACTTCCTTCCTGCTGCAGCGAACCGAGGACGGTCTGCCGCGCGAAGGATTGCAAAGCTCCGTCGATTTCGACATGAATGCCACGCGCGCCCGTGGCGATGCACAAAAGCCGGCCATGTCTGCCACGCTGACAAATTCGCCCGGCAATTTCTATTTCGACGGCATCCAGCAGACCTTCAGCGGCGCGACGATCAATATCGCCTATGATTTCGACAAGAATTCCATCGAAATCCTCAAGTCGAAGGCCCAGTTCGGCCCGACCATCCTGCCCTTCACCGGCGCTGTGATCGACCTGAACAGATTGAACCCTGACGACAAGCGGCTCGGCTTCGGCCTCGACATGCTGATCAGTGGCGGCACGGCGGTGAGCGCGTCCCCCGGCGAACAGCCGGGCATCTTCGACCTCAAGGCAACAGGACGTTACCTGACAGCGGACCGCCAGCTCGAATTCGACGAAATGGGCCTCATGAGCCCACTCGGCCAGATGGCGGCGGCGCTCAAGGTCCATTTCGGCAACGAGTCTCCCGAAATCAGTTTCGGCGGTCAGATACCGCATATGCAGGTCACCGGCATCAAGCAGTTCTGGCCGTTCTGGATGGCGCGCAAGCCGCGCGACTGGGTGCTGCAGAACATGTTCGGCGGGAGCGTGTCGAATGGCACGCTCGCAGTCTTCATCCCTGCCGGACGGATGAAGGGTCCCGGAATTCCGATGGAGCTCGATGCCAACGAGCTTCAGATCAGTTTCGGCCTGACCGATTCGCGCCTCAACCTGCCCGGTGACATCCCGCCGCTGCGTGATCTCGACGGCCAGTTTTCGCTCAAGGGCGAGAATATGACGGTCGACGTCAGCAAGGCCGCTTCCTACGCCCCGTCCGGACGCGTCGTGCAGGTTCAAGGCGGCCGTTTCTCGATCCCGTCCACCTATGCCAAACCATTGATGGCGGATCTGTCGATCCACATCGCCGGCCACGCCGATGCCGTTACCGAACTTGCCAATTTCGCACCGATCCGCGCATTGAAGGGCACCAATTTCAAGCCCGATGATTTTTCAGGCGATGCACAGGCCGATATCCAGGCCAAATTTGGCCTGATCAACGATCAGCAGCCGCCAAAGCCTACCTGGAATGCTCAGATCCAACTGCAGGGTGTCAGCCTCGCACCGCCGGTAGAAGGCCACAAGATCGCCTCCCTGACAGGCCTTCTGGCAGTGGACAATCAGGCAGCCCGCCTGACCGCGAACGGCACGGTCGACGACGTCCCCGCCGAATTGTCCATCGTCGAGCCCGTCGATCAGAATTCCGGTGTGAAACGGGCAAGAACGATTAAAGCGACGTTGAACAATGCCCAGCGCGACAAGCTGGTGCCGGGACTATCGGACATGATCGATGGCTCGATCGGCCTGGAGCTGACCCGCCTCGACGACAAGCGGCAGTCGGTCAAACTCGATCTCAGCCGCGCGGCCCTGACCATTCCGGGTGTCGGCTGGACCAAAGGCTCCGGCATAGGCGCCACGGCCCAGTTTGATGTCGCGTCCGGCGACATCAAGGATCTCAACATCCAGAACTTTCAGTTGAGCGGCGACACGTTCGGCGCCAAGGGAGATTTCCAGTTGGCCAATGGCCAATTGTCGACGGCATCCTTCTCCCATGTGCAGCTCTCGCCCGCCGACGATTACAGCGTCACCATCAAACGGAGCAAGGGCAGCTATGACATCGCCGTAAGCGGCTCCAGCGTCGACGTGCGCCCCGTCATCACCCACTTGCGCGCCAGCACGACCGGTAGCGGTAGCAGCAATGGCGCGGGTGGCAGTTCCGGCGATGGCACGACAACGACGGTGAGCGCCAAGGTAGATCAGGCAGTCGGCTTCAACGATGAACACCTCTCGAATGTGTCTCTGAATTTCTCCGTCCGCGGCTCCACCGTCACCCGAGCCGACCTTTCGGCGGTGACCGGCAGCGGCCAGGCGGTGGTCAGCCAGATGACCCGCGGCGACACGATTTCGGTCACCAGTGGTGATGCCGGCGCTGTTGCCCGCTTCACCGACCTCTATGACAACATGAAGGCCGGGCTTTTGAACTTGAAGCTCAAGGCACGCGGCAACGACTGGGCCGGCTCCATGGACATCCGCAACTTCCAGCTCGTCAACGAAAAGCGGCTGCAGTCTCTCGTCACCGCCCCGGTCGGCCGGGACGGAGAAAGCCTGAACACCGCCACCAAGAACGATATCGACGTCAGCGCCGCCCGTTTCCAGCGCGCTTTCGCGACCCTCGTCTATCAGGACGGTGCGTTGGCGGTCGACAACGGCATCGTCCGCGGCGAGCAGATCGGTGCGACCTTCCAGGGCACGGTTCGCGATGCCGCCGGCAAAATGGCGATGACCGGCACCTTCATGCCGGCCTATGGCCTCAATCGCCTGTTTGGCGAATTACCGCTGATCGGCGCCATCCTCGGCAATGGCCGAGATCGTGGGCTTTTGGGCATCACCTTCAAGCTCGATGGGCCGTTCGAAAAGCCGCGGCTGACCGTCAACCCGCTGTCGCTGATCGCTCCCGGCGTCTTCCGCCAGATCTTCGAGTTTCAGTAA
- the tyrS gene encoding tyrosine--tRNA ligase: protein MSRFKSDFLRTLDERGFIHQISDEAGLDELFAKEIVTAYIGYDPTAPSLHAGSLIQIMMLHWMQQTGHRPISLMGGGTGMVGDPSFKEESRQLMTLETIESNIASIKRVFSSYLNYGDGPKDALMINNADWLRGLNYLEFLRDVGRHFSVNRMLSFDSVKTRLEREQSLSFLEFNYMILQAYDFVELSKRYDVRLQMGGSDQWGNIVNGIDLGHRMGTQQLYALTSPLLTTSSGAKMGKSANGAVWLNPDMLSAYDFWQYWRNTEDADVSRFLKLYTTLPMDEIARLSALGGAEINEVKKILATEVTAMLHGREAAEQAAETARKTFEEGALADNLPSVDVPAAELEAGIGLLALIVKAGLAASNGEARRHVQGGAVRINDAAVSDERKVIGTGEVTGDGVIKLSLGKKKHILVRPA from the coding sequence ATGTCCAGGTTCAAGTCCGATTTCCTTCGTACGCTCGACGAGCGCGGCTTCATTCACCAGATCTCCGACGAGGCAGGTCTCGACGAACTGTTCGCCAAGGAAATTGTGACCGCCTATATCGGCTATGACCCGACGGCGCCGTCACTGCATGCCGGCAGCCTGATCCAGATCATGATGCTGCACTGGATGCAGCAGACCGGACATCGGCCGATCTCGCTGATGGGCGGCGGGACCGGCATGGTCGGCGATCCGTCCTTCAAGGAAGAGTCGCGCCAGCTGATGACGCTCGAGACGATCGAGAGCAATATCGCCTCGATCAAGCGGGTGTTCTCAAGCTACCTGAATTACGGCGATGGCCCGAAGGACGCGTTGATGATCAACAACGCCGACTGGCTGCGCGGTCTCAACTATCTCGAATTCCTGCGCGATGTCGGCCGGCACTTCTCGGTCAACCGGATGCTGTCCTTCGACAGCGTCAAGACGCGTCTCGAGCGCGAGCAGTCTTTGTCCTTCCTCGAATTCAACTACATGATCCTGCAGGCCTATGACTTCGTCGAGCTTTCCAAGCGCTACGACGTGCGGCTGCAGATGGGTGGCTCCGACCAGTGGGGCAATATCGTCAACGGCATCGACCTCGGTCACCGGATGGGGACGCAGCAGCTCTATGCGCTGACCTCGCCGCTTCTGACCACGTCGTCGGGTGCCAAGATGGGCAAGTCTGCCAATGGTGCGGTCTGGCTCAACCCGGACATGCTGTCTGCCTATGATTTCTGGCAGTACTGGCGCAATACCGAGGATGCCGACGTATCGCGCTTCCTGAAGCTTTACACGACCTTGCCGATGGACGAGATCGCCCGGCTTTCGGCACTCGGTGGGGCTGAGATCAACGAGGTGAAGAAGATCCTGGCAACCGAAGTGACTGCCATGCTGCATGGTCGCGAGGCGGCAGAGCAGGCGGCGGAAACGGCGCGAAAGACTTTCGAGGAAGGTGCGCTTGCCGACAACCTGCCGTCGGTGGACGTTCCTGCCGCCGAACTCGAAGCCGGTATCGGCCTGCTGGCGCTGATCGTCAAAGCCGGTCTTGCCGCGTCTAACGGCGAAGCCCGCCGTCACGTGCAGGGTGGCGCAGTGCGCATCAACGATGCCGCCGTCTCCGACGAGCGCAAGGTGATCGGCACCGGCGAGGTGACGGGTGATGGCGTGATCAAGCTGTCGCTCGGCAAGAAGAAGCATATTCTGGTGCGTCCCGCCTGA